A genomic stretch from Hymenobacter psoromatis includes:
- a CDS encoding metal transporter — protein sequence MTNDERLAIIEKSSKQVSRGIFFSTIIIVASFLPVFLLTGQEGKLFHPLAFTKTFILLIDAVLAVTLAPVLLSFFMKGQFKTEEQNPINRGLERVYAPLINWCLTWRKTTIGINLALLAVSVPLLLSLGTEFMPPLDEGSILFMPVAQPDVSNTEIKRILQVQDRIISQVPEVKGVLGKAGRASTATDNSPLSMIETIIQLKPRAEWRPGLTKAKLIEELNGKLQIPGVVNGWTQPIINRINMLSTGIRTDVGVKVYGQQLDTIYNVSQRVRAALRGVPGVQDLYVDPITGGKYLQIDLKRDQLARYGLSVDQVNEVVEMAIGGAPVASTVEGRRRFAIGVRLAEDYRNSLPALGRIPIQTTAYGPVPLSAVATLRFENGPPMINSENAQLRGAVLFNVRGRDLGGTVQEAMQKVQAMQGKLPAGYYLEWSGQYENLISSERTLLLILPVVLLVIFGCLYFAFHSVREALLSLVTIPFALIGGAYLVYFYGVHLSVAVAVGFIALFGLAVETGVIMVIYLNDAMQQLVARKGNSSETITKADLREAVFHGAAKRLRPKLMTVSVALFGLVPVLWATGTGSDVMLPIVLPMIGGVFTSSTHILLVTPLIFLMTKEYELRKFGKLDVLAVTH from the coding sequence AAGTCCAGCAAGCAGGTGTCGCGGGGCATTTTTTTCTCCACGATTATCATCGTGGCCTCCTTTCTGCCGGTGTTTTTGCTCACCGGGCAGGAGGGCAAGCTGTTTCACCCGCTGGCGTTTACCAAGACGTTTATCCTGCTCATTGATGCCGTGCTGGCCGTGACGCTGGCCCCGGTGCTGCTGTCCTTTTTTATGAAGGGCCAGTTCAAAACCGAGGAGCAAAACCCCATCAACCGGGGCCTGGAGCGGGTGTACGCGCCGCTCATCAACTGGTGCCTGACCTGGCGCAAAACTACCATCGGCATCAATCTGGCGCTGCTGGCGGTGAGCGTGCCGCTGCTGCTGAGCCTGGGCACCGAGTTTATGCCGCCGCTCGATGAGGGCTCGATTCTGTTCATGCCCGTGGCGCAGCCCGACGTGTCGAACACCGAAATCAAGCGCATTCTGCAAGTGCAGGACCGCATTATCAGCCAGGTGCCGGAGGTGAAAGGCGTGCTGGGCAAGGCCGGCCGGGCCAGCACCGCTACCGACAACTCGCCGCTGAGCATGATTGAAACCATCATCCAGCTCAAGCCCCGCGCCGAGTGGCGGCCCGGCCTGACCAAGGCCAAGCTGATTGAGGAGTTGAACGGCAAGCTGCAAATTCCGGGGGTAGTGAACGGCTGGACGCAGCCCATCATCAACCGCATCAACATGCTGAGCACCGGTATTCGGACCGACGTGGGCGTGAAAGTATATGGCCAGCAGCTCGATACGATTTACAACGTATCGCAGCGGGTGCGGGCGGCGCTGCGCGGCGTGCCCGGCGTGCAGGACCTGTACGTGGACCCCATCACGGGCGGCAAGTACTTACAAATTGACCTGAAACGCGACCAGCTGGCCCGCTACGGCCTGAGCGTGGACCAGGTGAACGAAGTAGTGGAAATGGCCATCGGCGGCGCGCCGGTGGCCAGCACCGTGGAGGGTCGGCGGCGCTTCGCCATCGGCGTGCGCCTGGCCGAAGACTACCGCAACAGCCTGCCCGCGCTGGGCCGCATCCCCATCCAGACGACCGCCTACGGCCCGGTGCCGCTCTCGGCCGTGGCGACGCTGCGCTTCGAGAATGGCCCGCCCATGATTAACTCCGAAAATGCGCAGCTGCGCGGGGCGGTGCTCTTCAACGTGCGGGGCCGCGACCTGGGCGGCACCGTGCAGGAAGCCATGCAAAAAGTGCAGGCCATGCAGGGCAAGCTGCCCGCCGGCTACTACCTGGAATGGAGCGGGCAGTACGAAAACCTCATCAGCTCAGAGCGCACGCTGCTGCTGATTTTGCCCGTGGTACTACTCGTGATTTTCGGGTGTTTATACTTCGCCTTCCACTCGGTGCGCGAGGCGCTGCTGAGCTTGGTTACTATCCCGTTCGCGCTCATTGGCGGGGCCTATCTGGTGTATTTCTACGGGGTGCATTTGTCGGTGGCGGTGGCCGTGGGCTTCATCGCCCTCTTCGGGCTGGCCGTGGAAACGGGCGTCATCATGGTCATTTACCTCAACGACGCCATGCAGCAGCTGGTGGCCCGCAAGGGTAATTCGAGCGAGACTATCACCAAAGCCGACTTGCGCGAAGCCGTGTTTCACGGCGCGGCCAAGCGACTGCGGCCCAAGCTGATGACGGTCTCGGTGGCGCTGTTTGGGCTGGTGCCGGTGCTCTGGGCCACGGGCACCGGCTCCGACGTGATGCTGCCCATCGTGCTACCCATGATTGGGGGCGTGTTCACGTCCTCGACACACATTCTACTGGTTACGCCACTCATTTTTCTGATGACAAAAGAGTATGAGCTGCGCAAGTTTGGCAAGTTGGACGTGCTGGCGGTAACTCATTAA